ACCTCACCGCCGAGCTCACGCGGATGCTCGGCGACGCCGACCCCGAGACCCGCGACGGCACGGCGTACCCGACGCTCGCGACCTGGGTCACCCGGGGCGTGTACGACGACCTGCTGTCCGGCCTCGGCGACGGCATGGCCGCCGGGCTCGGCGTCGGGCTCGGCGAGCGCGAGACCGACTCGGTCTTCCGCCGCAGCTTCTCTGCGCTGATCCTCGGTGAGTGCATCGGCCGCGACAACCAGCGTCCGCTCGTGCCCGGCAGCAAGGTGCTCGAGTGGGGCGACCGGCTGGCCACCTGGCTGCTGCGCGAGCGCGACCTGCGCGGGTTCGTGCCCGGCAAGGGGTGGGCGCACGCGGTGGCCCACGGCGCCGACGCCCTCGGCACCCTGGCCCAGTCCCCCCACGTGGCGGTCAACGAGCTGACCGTGCTCCTCGACGTCATCGCCGACCGGCTGCTGCTGCCGGTCGACCGGCTGTTCAGCAACGGCGAGCCGGACCGCCTGGCCGCCGCCACCATGGCGGTGCTGCGCCGCGACATCGTCACCATGAAGGTGATCGAGCCGTGGATCGCCCGGATCGCGGCCAGCGCGGCCGCGCGCGCGTCGTACGACGACCGCGACCCGCACCTGCGCAGCGGCAACGCCGAGGCCTACCTGCGCGCGCTGTACCTCCAGCTCGCGCTCGGCACCCAGCCGCCGCAGTGCCGCTCGGACCTGCTGCTGGTCCTCGTGGACGTGCTGCGGGCGACCAACCCGCAGCTGCAGCGGTCCGTGTCGCCGCGCTGAGCAGACTCGGCGACCGGGCCCACGAGGGCTCTGCCAGAGTGAGCCCATGACGGAGAGCACCACGACGGGGACCACCGAGGGGCACAGCGGCAAGCTCGCCGTCGAGGTCGCCCGCGCGCACGGCGTCGAGACCATGTTCACGCTGTCCGGGGCGCACGTGTTCCCGATGTACGACGGCGCGGTGCAGGCCGACCCGCCGATGCGGCTGCTGGACGTGCGGCACGAGCAGACCGCCGCCTTCGCGGCCGAGGCGACCGGCAAGTTGACCCGCGTCCCGGGTCTCGCGGTGCTCACCGCCGGGCCGGGCGTGACCAACGGCGTGAGCGCGATCGCCCAGGCGCAGTTCGCCGGCTCGCCCATGGTCGTGGTCGGCGGCCGCGCCCCGCAGAACCGCTGGGGCTCCGGCTCGCTCCAGGAGCTGGACCAGCCGCCGATCGTGGCCTCGGTGTCCAAGCTGGCGCGCACCATCATGACCGCCGGCGAGGTGCTCACCGGCATGGACGAGGCGTTCCTCGCCGCGCGCAGCCCGCACCGCGGGCCGGCGTTCGTCGACGTGCCGATGGACGAGTTCTTCAACCAGGCCTCCGGCCCCGCGCCCACCGCGCCGGTGCGCGAGCGGGTCGAGCCTGACGGCGACGCGATCGCGGCCATCGCCCGGCTGCTGGGCGAGGCCCGGCAGCCGGTGCTGGTCCTCGGCACCGACGTGTGGGCCGACGGCGCCGAGGAGGCCGCGCTCCGCTTCGTGCAGGACCTCGGCGTCCCGACACTGACCAACGGCATGGGCCGCGGCGTCGTGCCGGGCGGCCACCCGCTGCTGGTGACCAAGGCCCGCAGCGCGGCGGCTCGGGGGCGCCGACCTGGTCGTCGTGGTCGGCACCCCGCTGGACTTCCGGCTCGGGTACGGCGTCTTCGGCGGCAAGGAGGAGGGCTCCACCCCCGCCCGCGTGGTGCACGTGGCCGACTCCCCCGGCCAGGTCGCGGCCCACGCCGAGCTCGCGGGCTCGGTGTCCGGCGACCTCACCGCGGTCTTCGACGCCCTGCAGGCCGCGGTC
This genomic window from Nocardioides anomalus contains:
- a CDS encoding DUF2785 domain-containing protein, producing the protein MPGQYWKQVAASGLAVPQDRALDDLTAELTRMLGDADPETRDGTAYPTLATWVTRGVYDDLLSGLGDGMAAGLGVGLGERETDSVFRRSFSALILGECIGRDNQRPLVPGSKVLEWGDRLATWLLRERDLRGFVPGKGWAHAVAHGADALGTLAQSPHVAVNELTVLLDVIADRLLLPVDRLFSNGEPDRLAAATMAVLRRDIVTMKVIEPWIARIAASAAARASYDDRDPHLRSGNAEAYLRALYLQLALGTQPPQCRSDLLLVLVDVLRATNPQLQRSVSPR